In Propionicimonas paludicola, a single window of DNA contains:
- a CDS encoding glycoside hydrolase family 5 protein, translating into MTGYLRSAGGALVDDDGPRRLRGIGLGNWLVPEGYMWGLPATSTSPRQIEGLVAAVLGSDRAAQFWDRWRREYVSELDLAEIARAGFDHVRLPLSWRLLCTVDGTLIEDGFVHLDRFLDSCALHGLGVVLDLHAAPGGQTGTNIDDSAGLPELFFDPHWRRLTVRLWRAIAERYAQSTTVLAYDLLNEPLPYHWADDFGDELMSLYQDLTAAVREVDPNHLLMYEGTRWATDFSGFTGRLDDNSALQFHKYWSRPDQASLGHFLEVAGRLDLPLYMGEGGENTLDWNAAAVALYERLGISWCTWPYKTIGRSTSLCAILPPTGWTAFTGFESGRSSAADRARAAQALAELEDRLLTRPEQLNRALFGTLMRKPPLRLPAPAFAQASPGVEVRWPEDFDFSGGQDPDTALAAVVELPAGGLVEYALSAPAGDVTAVVADGEVRIEVVERATDDYRVRVSADRPASLQAVVITA; encoded by the coding sequence ATGACCGGTTACCTCAGATCCGCTGGCGGAGCACTCGTCGACGACGATGGCCCGCGTCGGCTGCGTGGCATCGGTCTGGGAAACTGGCTGGTCCCCGAGGGCTACATGTGGGGACTGCCGGCCACGTCCACCTCGCCTCGCCAGATCGAAGGTCTCGTCGCCGCGGTGCTCGGCAGCGACCGCGCCGCGCAGTTCTGGGATCGCTGGCGCCGCGAGTATGTCAGCGAGCTCGACCTGGCCGAGATCGCTCGGGCCGGCTTCGACCACGTCCGGCTTCCGCTCAGTTGGCGGCTCCTGTGCACCGTCGACGGCACCCTGATCGAGGACGGCTTCGTCCACCTGGATCGCTTCCTCGACTCCTGTGCGCTGCACGGGCTCGGGGTGGTCCTCGATCTGCATGCGGCACCCGGCGGGCAGACCGGGACCAACATCGACGACTCCGCCGGGCTCCCCGAACTGTTCTTCGATCCGCACTGGAGGCGGCTCACTGTGCGACTGTGGCGGGCGATCGCCGAGCGGTACGCACAGTCGACGACCGTCCTGGCCTACGACCTGCTCAACGAGCCGCTGCCCTACCACTGGGCTGACGACTTCGGTGATGAGCTGATGAGCCTCTACCAGGACCTGACGGCGGCCGTGCGTGAGGTCGATCCCAACCATCTGCTGATGTATGAGGGGACGCGCTGGGCGACCGACTTCTCGGGGTTCACCGGTCGTCTGGACGACAACTCGGCGCTGCAGTTCCACAAGTACTGGTCGCGTCCGGATCAGGCCAGCCTCGGCCACTTCCTGGAGGTGGCCGGGCGCCTGGATCTCCCGCTCTACATGGGGGAGGGCGGTGAGAACACGCTGGACTGGAATGCGGCAGCGGTCGCGCTCTACGAGCGCCTGGGCATCTCGTGGTGCACCTGGCCGTACAAGACCATCGGTCGGTCCACCTCACTGTGCGCGATCCTGCCGCCGACGGGCTGGACGGCCTTCACCGGCTTCGAGTCCGGCCGCAGCTCAGCTGCCGACCGAGCTCGGGCGGCGCAGGCGCTGGCCGAGCTGGAGGACCGGTTGCTGACCCGTCCGGAGCAGCTCAACCGTGCGCTGTTCGGCACGCTGATGCGGAAGCCGCCGCTGCGGTTGCCTGCTCCGGCCTTCGCCCAGGCCTCGCCCGGGGTGGAGGTGCGCTGGCCCGAAGACTTCGACTTCTCGGGCGGGCAGGACCCCGACACCGCGCTCGCTGCAGTGGTCGAGCTGCCGGCCGGAGGTCTGGTCGAGTACGCCCTCAGCGCACCTGCCGGTGACGTCACCGCGGTCGTCGCCGATGGCGAGGTACGCATCGAGGTCGTCGAGCGTGCGACCGACGACTACCGCGTGCGAGTCAGCGCCGACCGTCCGGCCTCGTTGCAGGCCGTGGTGATCACCGCCTGA
- a CDS encoding amylo-alpha-1,6-glucosidase translates to MSVLGEPANLTFDLREIPFSTRGSWLNLSPVTALHTRTDAVHLVSHRNGMHAVLRLEPIRDAQVCAATWTASPSVLGWRAGQGVVEATFDGPDALLLRGVGLGLQLSDAADGLTPFTGTYLFADALDDTPTFTSYETGRRYRVTSRLGAIDIQGAEALGVASRTVVLGGDGMPWEATVEEIGTAAVPISSGRSFDEVAAAQTSAFTAFVDAIAPWRDDRTPAAELAGYVLWSATVAPEGFMKRESVLMSKHWMDKLWSWDHCFNALALAPGLTELAVDQFLAPFDHQDASGALPDSITHSEVLRNYVKPPIHGWALRRLRATAARPLTRAELEEIHDRLTAWTRFWLDYRRRPGHVLPYYQHGNDSGWDNSTTFDKDRLIESPDLAGFLALQLEVLADLSAELGRPATQWTHARDELLQALLEQLWTGEEFVAVGARSGQRSTSSSLLNLLPLVLGERLPEEVRSSMVAHLLDHLTDHGPATEPVSSPHYESDGYWRGPIWAPSTALIEDGLRASGFTEVADIVNARFRALCEQSGFAENFDAVTGDGLRDRAYTWTAAVYLMFAADFVRRSA, encoded by the coding sequence ATGTCCGTACTTGGCGAGCCCGCCAACCTCACCTTCGATCTTCGCGAGATCCCGTTCAGCACGCGCGGCTCATGGCTGAACCTCTCCCCGGTGACCGCGCTCCACACCCGCACCGACGCCGTGCACCTGGTCTCGCACCGCAACGGGATGCATGCCGTGCTGCGGCTGGAGCCGATCCGGGACGCGCAGGTCTGTGCGGCGACCTGGACGGCGAGTCCGTCGGTCCTGGGCTGGCGGGCCGGGCAGGGAGTCGTCGAGGCGACCTTCGACGGCCCGGACGCACTGCTGCTGCGCGGGGTCGGGCTCGGGCTGCAGCTCAGCGATGCCGCGGATGGGCTGACCCCGTTCACCGGCACCTACCTGTTCGCCGATGCGCTGGACGATACGCCCACCTTCACCTCGTATGAGACCGGACGCCGCTACCGGGTGACCAGCCGGCTCGGTGCCATCGACATCCAGGGCGCCGAGGCGCTCGGGGTGGCCTCCCGGACGGTCGTGCTCGGCGGGGACGGCATGCCGTGGGAGGCGACCGTGGAGGAGATCGGCACCGCGGCGGTGCCGATCTCCTCCGGGCGCAGCTTCGACGAGGTGGCCGCGGCCCAGACGTCCGCGTTCACGGCGTTCGTGGACGCCATTGCGCCCTGGCGCGACGACCGCACCCCGGCCGCCGAACTGGCCGGGTACGTGCTGTGGTCGGCCACGGTAGCTCCGGAAGGCTTCATGAAGCGGGAGTCGGTGCTGATGTCGAAGCACTGGATGGACAAGCTGTGGAGCTGGGACCACTGCTTCAACGCGCTCGCCCTTGCCCCCGGCCTGACCGAGTTGGCCGTCGACCAGTTCCTGGCCCCGTTCGACCATCAGGACGCCTCCGGCGCGCTGCCGGACTCGATCACCCACTCGGAGGTACTGCGCAACTACGTGAAGCCGCCGATCCACGGCTGGGCGTTGCGCCGGCTGCGGGCCACGGCCGCGCGTCCGCTGACCCGGGCGGAGCTGGAGGAGATCCACGACCGCCTGACCGCCTGGACCCGGTTCTGGCTGGACTACCGGCGCCGTCCCGGGCACGTGCTGCCCTACTACCAGCACGGCAATGACTCCGGCTGGGACAACTCGACAACCTTCGACAAGGACCGGCTGATCGAGTCGCCCGACCTGGCCGGGTTCCTGGCCCTGCAGCTGGAAGTGCTGGCCGATTTGTCGGCCGAGCTGGGCCGTCCGGCCACCCAGTGGACGCACGCCCGCGACGAACTGCTGCAGGCGCTGCTGGAGCAGCTGTGGACCGGGGAGGAGTTCGTGGCCGTCGGGGCCCGTTCCGGGCAGCGGTCGACCTCGTCCAGCCTGCTGAACCTGCTGCCGCTGGTGCTTGGCGAGCGGCTGCCCGAGGAGGTGCGCTCTTCGATGGTCGCGCATCTGCTCGACCATCTGACCGACCACGGTCCGGCCACCGAGCCAGTCAGCTCGCCGCACTACGAGTCGGACGGCTACTGGCGCGGCCCGATCTGGGCACCGTCCACGGCCCTGATCGAGGACGGCCTGCGGGCGTCCGGGTTCACCGAGGTGGCCGACATCGTCAATGCCCGGTTCCGGGCGCTGTGCGAGCAGTCCGGCTTCGCCGAGAACTTCGACGCGGTCACCGGGGACGGACTGCGCGACCGCGCCTACACCTGGACCGCCGCGGTCTACCTGATGTTCGCGGCCGACTTCGTCCGCCGTAGCGCCTGA
- a CDS encoding carbohydrate ABC transporter permease has protein sequence MNTVHRAWWKTAIGLVLTAAMLFPLYWMINVSFTERSAIRNADLFPRAFTVENYQVVLSSQLPYLGTSVLIGLGTVAVTLVISAPAAYALSKLHVPGHRVINFMLIVAQMIPAVVMALGFYTIYSNLGVLNSVYGLILADSTIAVPFGVMLFSAFMASIPKELLEAAEIDGASYWRTFWSVVLPVSRNSAVTVGLFAFLWAWSDFLFASTLNREGGNLRPITMGLYDFIGSQNQEWGPLMAAAVVASIPTAILLIVAQRYVAAGITAGAVKD, from the coding sequence ATGAACACCGTCCATCGCGCCTGGTGGAAGACCGCGATCGGCCTGGTGCTCACCGCGGCCATGCTCTTCCCGCTCTACTGGATGATCAACGTCTCCTTCACCGAGCGCAGCGCCATCCGCAATGCCGACCTGTTCCCGCGGGCCTTCACCGTGGAGAACTACCAGGTGGTGCTGTCGAGCCAACTGCCGTATCTGGGCACGTCCGTCCTGATCGGGCTGGGCACGGTCGCGGTCACCTTGGTGATCTCGGCGCCGGCCGCGTACGCGCTGTCCAAGCTGCACGTCCCCGGTCATCGGGTGATCAACTTCATGCTGATCGTGGCGCAGATGATCCCGGCCGTGGTGATGGCTTTGGGCTTCTACACCATCTACTCCAACCTCGGCGTGCTGAACTCGGTGTACGGGCTGATCCTGGCCGACTCGACGATCGCTGTGCCGTTCGGGGTGATGCTGTTCTCGGCCTTCATGGCCAGCATCCCCAAAGAGCTGCTCGAAGCCGCCGAGATCGACGGCGCCTCCTACTGGCGGACGTTCTGGTCGGTGGTGCTACCGGTCTCCCGGAACTCGGCGGTCACCGTCGGGCTGTTCGCCTTCTTGTGGGCCTGGTCGGACTTCCTGTTCGCCTCGACCCTGAACCGTGAGGGCGGCAACCTGCGCCCGATCACGATGGGCCTATATGACTTCATCGGCTCTCAGAACCAGGAATGGGGACCGCTGATGGCCGCGGCGGTGGTCGCCTCGATTCCCACCGCGATCCTGCTGATCGTCGCCCAGCGCTATGTGGCCGCCGGCATCACCGCCGGAGCCGTCAAAGACTAG
- a CDS encoding carbohydrate ABC transporter permease yields MSTPSSAARPLPKVAARRRGQPPGDAPRRRRIRPTTWAGLAFIAPMAIYFCVFYVYPLYENVSMSLHRFTRATFVTGAAPFVGTTIYTEVTNSPLFVPTVIQTAIFVIVSLVFQYTIGLGLAVFFRRHFPLSEVLRALFLVPWLLPIIVSATTWQWMMDAENGIINRFLGVFGMDPIWWLNNDHSLWAVVIANIWLGIPFNLVILYSGLQNISADLYEAAAIDGASAWRQFWSITFPLLKPVTAITLLLGFVYTLKVVDIIWIMSMGTGSSQTLATWAYAMAFGKGSSSVIRYSQAAVVGTVLLVVALIMGFVYLFVQRRQEER; encoded by the coding sequence TTGAGCACACCGTCCTCAGCTGCTCGGCCGCTGCCGAAGGTTGCGGCCAGGCGACGCGGCCAGCCACCGGGCGATGCCCCTCGGAGGCGGCGGATCCGTCCGACCACCTGGGCCGGGCTGGCCTTCATCGCGCCGATGGCCATCTACTTCTGCGTGTTCTACGTCTACCCGCTGTACGAGAACGTCTCGATGAGCCTGCATCGGTTCACCCGGGCCACCTTCGTCACCGGGGCGGCACCCTTCGTCGGCACCACCATCTACACAGAGGTCACCAACTCGCCACTGTTCGTGCCGACGGTGATCCAGACGGCGATCTTCGTGATCGTCTCGCTGGTCTTCCAGTACACGATCGGGCTCGGGCTGGCCGTCTTCTTCCGGCGCCACTTCCCGCTGTCGGAGGTGCTGCGAGCCCTCTTCCTGGTGCCCTGGCTGCTGCCCATCATCGTGTCGGCCACCACCTGGCAATGGATGATGGACGCCGAGAACGGCATCATCAACCGCTTCCTCGGAGTCTTCGGAATGGACCCGATCTGGTGGCTGAACAACGACCACTCGCTGTGGGCCGTGGTGATCGCCAACATCTGGCTGGGCATCCCGTTCAACCTGGTGATCTTGTACTCCGGCCTGCAGAACATCTCCGCCGATCTCTACGAAGCCGCCGCGATCGACGGGGCCAGCGCCTGGCGCCAGTTCTGGTCGATCACCTTCCCGCTACTCAAGCCGGTCACCGCGATCACCTTACTGCTGGGCTTCGTCTACACGCTGAAAGTCGTCGACATCATCTGGATCATGAGCATGGGCACCGGCAGCTCCCAGACTCTGGCCACCTGGGCCTATGCCATGGCCTTCGGCAAGGGCTCGTCCTCGGTGATCCGGTACTCCCAGGCCGCCGTGGTCGGCACCGTCCTGCTGGTGGTGGCCCTGATCATGGGCTTCGTCTATCTCTTCGTCCAACGCCGCCAGGAGGAGCGATGA
- a CDS encoding sugar ABC transporter substrate-binding protein has translation MFTTNRVLRFAGVAASVTLVTALAACSGAPASSSSAPGSASAPASSAAAALTDIAVWDPYPQHDANSDWAKYVQSCAPAGTTVKRTSSATSDLLNSLTTAVKEDNAPDVVMLDNPAVPDAASAGLLAPATDVGMDTAGFDANLAGPGTVDGVTYGVPIGANTLGLYYNADILKKAGVDPASITSWDGLNAALAKVTAAGSKGITFAGIAGEEGVFQFEPWFWGAGANFKDPGSAEAVAAGELVSNWIAKGYAPKSAITDNQSASWDLFLTGKYAFAENGSWFAKAATQQKFKAVMIPIPSKAGGAAGVPTGGEFVLAPIHKANAAAHYAAAKQIIDCLVSKDNQVKTADQLGYFAAKKDLRQAQIASDPMWKPWAAAIESAQGRTTDLGPAYTQTSAAISTALQASLNASGDAAAIKKAFAQAAVDAKG, from the coding sequence GTGTTCACCACAAATCGCGTCCTCCGCTTCGCCGGAGTCGCCGCTTCCGTGACTCTGGTCACGGCGCTCGCCGCCTGCAGCGGCGCCCCCGCGTCGAGCTCCAGTGCCCCCGGCAGCGCCAGCGCGCCCGCCTCCAGCGCGGCCGCAGCCCTGACCGACATCGCCGTCTGGGATCCCTACCCGCAGCACGACGCCAACTCCGACTGGGCCAAGTACGTCCAGTCCTGTGCCCCGGCCGGGACCACCGTGAAGCGGACCTCCAGCGCCACCTCCGACCTGCTGAACAGCCTGACCACCGCGGTCAAGGAGGACAACGCTCCCGACGTCGTGATGCTCGACAACCCGGCCGTCCCGGACGCCGCCAGCGCGGGCCTGCTGGCCCCGGCCACCGATGTCGGCATGGACACCGCCGGCTTCGATGCGAACCTGGCCGGCCCCGGCACGGTGGACGGCGTCACCTACGGCGTCCCGATCGGCGCCAACACCCTCGGCCTGTACTACAACGCCGACATCCTGAAGAAGGCCGGCGTCGATCCGGCGTCCATCACCAGCTGGGACGGCCTGAACGCTGCTCTGGCCAAGGTCACGGCCGCCGGTTCCAAGGGCATCACCTTCGCCGGCATCGCCGGTGAAGAAGGCGTCTTCCAGTTCGAGCCCTGGTTCTGGGGCGCAGGCGCCAACTTCAAGGATCCGGGTTCGGCCGAGGCCGTCGCGGCCGGCGAGCTGGTCTCCAACTGGATCGCCAAGGGCTACGCCCCGAAGTCCGCGATCACCGACAACCAGTCGGCGTCCTGGGACCTCTTCCTGACCGGCAAGTACGCCTTCGCCGAGAACGGCTCCTGGTTCGCCAAGGCCGCCACCCAGCAGAAGTTCAAGGCCGTCATGATCCCGATCCCGAGCAAGGCCGGCGGCGCTGCCGGCGTCCCGACCGGTGGCGAGTTCGTCCTGGCCCCGATCCACAAGGCCAATGCAGCTGCGCACTACGCCGCAGCCAAGCAGATCATCGACTGCCTGGTCAGCAAGGACAACCAGGTGAAGACCGCCGATCAGCTCGGCTACTTCGCGGCAAAGAAGGACCTGCGTCAGGCCCAGATCGCCTCCGATCCGATGTGGAAGCCGTGGGCTGCCGCCATCGAAAGTGCCCAGGGCCGGACCACCGACCTCGGTCCCGCGTACACCCAGACCTCTGCTGCCATCTCCACGGCTCTGCAGGCTTCTCTGAACGCGTCCGGTGATGCCGCCGCGATCAAGAAGGCCTTCGCGCAGGCCGCGGTGGACGCCAAGGGCTGA
- a CDS encoding LacI family DNA-binding transcriptional regulator: protein MVTIGDVARRAGVSRSTVSYVLSGKRAISVATQRRIQEAIEELGFTPNAGARALATSQTMVLGLLLQFHADEFAPAMLQYVLPVSETARAHGYDILMVTDADGPRTIHRIGDSNMVDGFVLLDVTADDPRVPSLREVHQPGVLIGLPRDTREVDAIDLDFTEAARILVDHLHERGHREIVLVTPPHHVVERGGSYVWRFRDAAIERAARYDIRIHAHYGEAQGSAVRRSMNQILDIWPEATALMVHNDATIAALPTILHERGIRVPDDLSVVSLYSRDFGEEFSLPFTAVESAAYELGHTAVTRLVERIQKGREAVPPQVQLIAPAITDRGSTRYLLPS, encoded by the coding sequence ATGGTGACCATCGGTGATGTCGCTCGACGCGCCGGCGTGTCCCGCAGCACGGTCTCCTACGTCCTGTCCGGGAAGCGGGCCATCTCGGTGGCCACTCAGCGCCGGATCCAGGAGGCCATCGAGGAACTCGGCTTCACCCCGAATGCCGGTGCCCGGGCGCTGGCCACCTCGCAAACCATGGTGCTCGGCCTGCTGCTGCAGTTCCACGCCGACGAGTTCGCGCCGGCCATGCTGCAGTACGTCCTGCCGGTCTCGGAGACCGCCCGGGCGCACGGCTACGACATCTTGATGGTCACCGACGCCGACGGCCCCCGCACCATTCATCGGATCGGCGACTCCAACATGGTGGACGGCTTCGTCCTGCTCGACGTCACCGCCGATGACCCGCGAGTCCCCTCGCTGCGCGAAGTGCACCAGCCCGGCGTGCTGATCGGGTTGCCGCGGGACACCCGCGAGGTGGACGCCATCGACCTCGACTTCACCGAGGCCGCCCGGATCCTGGTCGACCACCTGCACGAGCGGGGCCACCGCGAGATCGTCCTGGTCACCCCGCCGCACCACGTCGTCGAACGCGGCGGCTCCTATGTGTGGCGGTTCCGGGACGCGGCCATCGAACGGGCCGCCCGCTACGACATCCGGATCCACGCTCACTACGGCGAGGCCCAGGGCTCTGCGGTCCGTCGGTCGATGAACCAGATCCTCGATATCTGGCCAGAGGCCACGGCCCTGATGGTCCATAACGACGCCACGATCGCGGCATTGCCGACGATCCTCCACGAACGCGGCATTCGGGTCCCCGACGACCTGAGCGTCGTGTCGCTGTACTCCCGCGACTTCGGCGAAGAGTTCTCGCTGCCCTTCACCGCCGTCGAATCCGCAGCCTACGAACTGGGCCACACAGCAGTGACCCGGCTCGTCGAACGCATCCAGAAAGGCCGAGAGGCCGTGCCACCACAAGTGCAGTTGATTGCTCCCGCGATCACCGATCGCGGCAGCACCCGTTACCTGCTCCCGTCCTAA
- a CDS encoding YwiC-like family protein, giving the protein MTISTPTAIGAAQGASSGSGRTSLGWLPRQHGAWAMLAVPPLAGIRLALDLGTLGWATATLISTWLVGYFAFSAASGWLKARPARRARWQPALLTYGAATALLGVTTIALAGWTVLYWLAGFVPLVLVALVTTAKHRERSLAAGLATVAAACLMLPVVAAPSPLTLGGSPLTPLVAGLTAAMFGYFGGTVLHVKSLIRGRGRRRWAIASLFWHLIALVVAGMVVGVSGWAWPLLFALALARATVLLVLNQARRLPTLTIGLIELGLSLLLLVVALLAA; this is encoded by the coding sequence TTGACCATCTCGACCCCCACCGCCATTGGGGCCGCACAGGGTGCTTCGTCCGGCTCGGGCCGAACCAGCCTGGGCTGGCTGCCCCGCCAACATGGCGCCTGGGCGATGCTGGCTGTTCCCCCGCTCGCGGGGATACGACTGGCCCTGGATCTCGGCACTCTGGGCTGGGCCACAGCGACTCTGATCAGCACCTGGCTGGTCGGCTACTTCGCGTTCAGCGCAGCCAGCGGCTGGCTGAAGGCGCGTCCGGCTCGCCGAGCCCGTTGGCAGCCGGCGCTACTCACCTACGGTGCGGCGACCGCACTGCTTGGGGTGACCACGATCGCCCTGGCCGGATGGACGGTGCTCTACTGGCTGGCCGGCTTCGTCCCGCTGGTGCTGGTGGCCCTGGTCACCACCGCCAAGCATCGCGAGCGGTCACTGGCAGCCGGTCTGGCCACAGTGGCTGCCGCCTGCCTGATGCTGCCGGTGGTCGCGGCGCCGTCCCCGCTGACCCTGGGCGGCTCACCCTTGACGCCATTGGTGGCCGGCCTGACCGCGGCCATGTTTGGCTACTTCGGCGGCACCGTCCTGCACGTGAAATCGCTGATTCGCGGACGCGGCCGTCGCCGCTGGGCAATCGCCTCGCTGTTCTGGCACCTGATCGCCCTAGTGGTCGCCGGGATGGTGGTCGGGGTCTCCGGCTGGGCGTGGCCGCTGCTCTTCGCCCTCGCCCTGGCCAGGGCCACGGTGCTGCTGGTCCTCAACCAGGCCCGCCGACTGCCGACGCTGACTATCGGACTGATCGAACTCGGACTCAGCCTGCTGCTGCTCGTCGTCGCCCTGCTGGCCGCCTGA
- a CDS encoding helix-turn-helix transcriptional regulator, protein MPGIDDDGRDLPRDAPQWLPLIVFWPAFDQAAYQSIVACFGEEAGSSWSDFRTWAIESGVAEAVPDVASSAIQVRQEWVPTLEVAVHLLLDEPELRMKVLAGCQPTTNWRLALTFATWARHSHRWELLQQIWWRYVENAADVPGEMLPIFADLPAEARRAYPVLTWISAAAEAETVRPTSRRTEAFLDRLILDSVLLHADWASRESPDAAVMAGILRMVGERYLPPSGKPLDAAWRTKLHLDEFIDERSRSGRPPSQPVISFFRLMSGRMSIMRADLRNALAEAHWGGVLSAEGVDGGLAPAIEALANSLAGLVRPPAELSRVVLRPTDNLRFGSVAQVAEVMDALAYGRECLQLLDRDGVERALAAVPADVAAVAGVWAARVGLETMSAAIWGDPAHGLNRLLSALAAQPIGAREQDEPMGGLMLGRARAHLLCRVGAFGAATKSAESIHEGLRTLPLARTLLWAGRLGPAVRAMELTLPDPDLLLSDRLQLLVIRGAATSLDGSITDDIARDTVDALQQLLVGHSYLAIAMLPPEARQAALELGRELATAPETAEPFAQLRERLAGIAGAEGPSGMVQLTEREAVLLPLLAGGESVPNLAKELHVSVNTLRKQVAVLREKFQASTRSELVRKAGSFGALPSEDFGQGLRDSS, encoded by the coding sequence ATGCCGGGGATCGATGATGACGGCCGGGACCTTCCGCGGGACGCCCCACAGTGGCTGCCGCTGATCGTCTTCTGGCCGGCCTTCGACCAGGCTGCCTATCAGTCGATCGTCGCCTGCTTCGGCGAAGAGGCCGGGTCCAGCTGGTCCGACTTCCGCACCTGGGCGATCGAGTCCGGAGTTGCTGAGGCGGTGCCGGACGTAGCCTCGTCCGCGATCCAGGTGCGCCAGGAGTGGGTGCCGACGCTGGAGGTGGCCGTCCACCTTCTGCTGGACGAACCCGAGCTGCGGATGAAGGTGCTGGCCGGCTGCCAGCCGACCACCAACTGGCGGCTGGCGCTCACCTTCGCCACCTGGGCCCGGCACTCCCATCGCTGGGAACTTCTGCAGCAGATCTGGTGGCGTTACGTCGAGAACGCCGCGGACGTCCCGGGCGAGATGCTGCCGATCTTCGCTGATCTGCCGGCCGAGGCCCGCCGAGCCTATCCGGTGCTGACCTGGATCTCAGCGGCCGCTGAGGCCGAGACTGTCCGTCCGACCTCGCGGCGCACCGAGGCCTTCCTCGATCGGCTGATCCTCGACTCGGTACTGCTGCACGCTGACTGGGCCAGCCGGGAGAGCCCGGACGCCGCCGTGATGGCCGGCATTCTGCGGATGGTCGGCGAGCGGTACTTACCGCCCTCGGGCAAGCCACTGGATGCGGCCTGGCGGACCAAGCTGCATCTGGACGAGTTCATCGACGAGCGGTCGCGTAGCGGGCGGCCACCCAGTCAGCCGGTGATCTCGTTCTTCCGGCTGATGTCGGGCCGAATGTCGATCATGCGTGCCGATCTGCGCAATGCACTGGCCGAGGCGCATTGGGGCGGTGTGTTGTCCGCCGAGGGGGTCGATGGCGGTCTGGCCCCGGCGATCGAGGCGCTGGCGAACAGCCTGGCCGGTCTGGTCCGGCCGCCCGCTGAGCTGAGTCGGGTCGTACTGCGTCCCACCGACAACCTTCGCTTTGGCAGCGTGGCGCAGGTCGCCGAGGTGATGGATGCGCTGGCGTACGGCCGGGAGTGCCTGCAGCTGCTCGACCGCGACGGTGTCGAGCGGGCGCTGGCCGCGGTGCCGGCGGACGTGGCCGCTGTGGCTGGAGTCTGGGCCGCACGGGTGGGGCTGGAGACCATGAGTGCCGCCATCTGGGGTGACCCAGCGCACGGCCTCAACCGCCTCTTGTCCGCGCTGGCCGCGCAGCCGATCGGCGCGCGCGAGCAGGACGAGCCGATGGGCGGTCTGATGCTGGGTCGGGCCCGGGCCCACCTGCTGTGTCGGGTCGGCGCCTTCGGCGCGGCCACCAAGTCCGCCGAGTCCATTCACGAGGGCCTGCGGACGTTGCCGCTGGCCAGAACCCTGCTCTGGGCCGGACGGCTCGGCCCGGCCGTCCGGGCCATGGAGCTGACGCTCCCGGACCCCGATCTGCTGCTCTCGGACCGGCTTCAGTTGCTGGTGATCCGCGGGGCGGCGACGTCCCTGGACGGCAGCATCACCGACGACATCGCCCGGGACACCGTCGACGCCTTGCAGCAGTTGCTGGTCGGCCACAGTTACTTGGCCATCGCCATGCTGCCGCCCGAGGCTCGGCAGGCCGCCCTCGAGTTGGGCCGTGAGCTGGCCACCGCCCCGGAGACCGCCGAACCCTTCGCGCAGCTGCGGGAGCGGCTGGCCGGGATCGCCGGGGCCGAGGGGCCGTCCGGGATGGTGCAGCTCACCGAACGTGAGGCGGTGCTGCTTCCACTGCTGGCCGGCGGCGAGTCGGTGCCCAATCTGGCCAAGGAACTGCACGTCTCGGTCAACACCCTGCGCAAGCAGGTGGCGGTGCTGCGGGAGAAGTTCCAGGCCTCAACCCGCTCGGAGCTGGTCCGCAAGGCCGGCTCCTTCGGTGCGCTGCCGAGCGAGGACTTCGGTCAGGGCCTCCGCGACTCGAGCTGA
- a CDS encoding helix-turn-helix transcriptional regulator, whose protein sequence is MKNQLAELRTAKGWTQQQLADLVGVSRQTVISLEQGRYNPSIILAFRLARTFETEIEKLFLYEEESE, encoded by the coding sequence ATGAAGAACCAGCTCGCCGAGTTGCGCACCGCGAAGGGGTGGACGCAACAGCAGCTCGCCGACCTGGTCGGCGTTTCGCGGCAGACCGTGATTTCGCTGGAGCAGGGTCGGTACAACCCATCGATCATCTTGGCCTTCCGGCTGGCACGAACCTTCGAGACCGAGATCGAGAAGCTTTTTCTGTACGAGGAGGAGTCCGAGTGA